Proteins from one Malaya genurostris strain Urasoe2022 chromosome 2, Malgen_1.1, whole genome shotgun sequence genomic window:
- the LOC131427315 gene encoding DNA-directed RNA polymerase, mitochondrial — protein sequence MYRILGFKGFFRNKNKLLRIKGIGAQLSSGQICCQKFSHLCNHHNAVILQKLPLCSNEILTTKADINRGHSTTTSLEMLDTIKKKKRKKSQSRKFAELLTVNNTSTKHTKASVHQLKAQKLSDFINDHISHELIASKDKMSNVLAHGTDITSHNFEQTPVIFIGENMQEMNLSNETLAEILESYQVLKELHSKKPQSAGSAENTIEEELLGTSEILVEEEIIDVPVVSKKSKTQKKRTRKPKIKNPDEKPSKGISKYENTSQEMLARQKSFHLTLSAYLDICLTSGMINRAYATVMNYRCKRKMSIDIYNKLLHGYAENGNILKLKDILRIVKEDGIEPTPQTYAAIFECLGRLETTTELKDEASAYLLEANTKGIEMNDVLDHSKFTTDQREIVLSLLREIDPDFHPHYTPPMLNYDNHLLNPLNEHVKPIGNTETANNVDSSVNGFEIMHSKVGFSKDQLDQFAREQFEMELKGHLTVKSIQKFPEPNEAVKKYRNELEELRKTWSKQISKAFHRDVNSLKAATETKSNRSINLFPYLKALTVAQYTDILLNEAQQLIEGSDTFSVGVAHLYRDLGNQVEARYHIEQKRMNGVLDKTCEVYNLYCDTLAKGNSSDNPRQLWQRLVHECRQDGPSMDIASIAWPRAAVFGVGKFLYNIMKNDLKINVNAMAPGNRSARLAPAFYSLYRYEVKSAKEQIKPHPVLVKLHRKSQQDTLNFPISFVPMVCPPQPWTTAVNGGYLMAKSELIRLPQQAHQQTERINEAKPSDIYPTLDSLNQLGSVPWTINEKVLDVVLEIFNSGGNAKLDVPEPPSSLPPIVENKPRSEMTNYDRFNMMRMKMNHRRKQGDMYSLWCDALYRLSLANHFRKKVFWLPQNIDFRGRVYPIPPHLNHLGHDLARCLMVFHQKKPLGPDGYNWLKLHCINLTGLKKRESIQDRLLYAEEIMDDILDSADRPLTGRMWWSKSDEPWQTLACCMEIAKVSRCPNPSEYQSGFPIHQDGSCNGLQHYAALGRDTPGAISVNLSTSDVPQDVYSAVAALVEENRAKDASNNVKVAQVLEGFIKRKVIKQTVMTTVYGVTRFGARKQIARQLEYIDEFPKDYVWPASSYLTIKTFNALSEMFTSAKEIQDWFTDCARLISAVRSQNVEWITPLGLPIVQPYNRADKSFHNKSKSKLPEHFAMDLYEKPNIMKQKNAFPPNFVHSLDSSHMMLTSLYCERAGLTFISVHDCYWTHPCTVATMNKICRDQFVALHSNPILEDLSKFLKQKYSYDEREITDDGSVIDLTKRKLNLILQQYPNKGDFDLRQVLNSVYFFS from the exons ATGTACAGAATCCTTGGTTTCAAAGGATTTTTTAGAAATAAGAATAAATTACTTCGCATCAAAGGAATTGGTGCTCAACTCAGTTCGGGTCAGATTTGCTGCCAGAAATTTTCTCATTTATGTAACCATCACAACGCAGTAATATTGCAGAAACTTCCGCTGTGCTCAAACG aaaTCCTTACAACCAAAGCTGATATCAATCGGGGACATTCTACGACTACTTCTCTTGAAATGCTGGATACCATTAAAAAGAAAAAACGCAAAAAGTCACAATCTAGAAAGTTTGCCGAACTTTTAACAG TCAATAATACATCCACGAAACATACAAAAGCTTCTGTCCACCAGTTGAAAGCCCAAAAATTATCAGATTTCATAAATGATCACATATCGCACGAATTGATTGCTTCGAAAGACAAAATGAGTAACGTTTTAGCACACGGGACAGATATCACGAGCCATAATTTCGAACAAACACCTGTTATTTTCATTGGAGAAAACATGCAGGAAATGAATCTCTCCAATGAAACTTTGGCTGAGATTCTTGAAAGCTATCAAGTTTTGAAAGAACTTCATAGTAAGAAACCTCAGAGTGCAGGCAGCGCTGAAAATACGATAGAAGAAGAGCTCTTGGGAACAAGCGAAATTTTGGTGGAAGAAGAAATAATAGACGTACCAGTTGTCTCGAAAAAGAGTAAAACGCAAAAGAAAAGAACCAGAAAACCCAAAATCAAAAATCCAGATGAGAAGCCAAGCAAAGGGatttcaaaatatgaaaatacctCACAAGAAATGTTAGCCCgccagaaaagttttcactTGACGTTGTCTGCTTATTTGGATATTTGCCTTACAAGTGGAATGATCAATCGTGCCTATGCAACAGTTATGAATTACAGATGCAAACGAAAAATGAGCATCGATATTTACAACAAACTTCTTCACGGCTACGCAGAAAATGGCAACATCCTAAAATTGAAAGACATTTTAAGGATCGTAAAAGAAGATGGCATTGAACCGACTCCGCAAACTTATGCCGCTATTTTTGAGTGCCTTGGTCGCTTGGAAACAACTACAGAACTTAAAGACGAAGCCAGTGCATACTTGTTGGAAGCGAACACCAAAGGTATCGAAATGAACGATGTACTCGATCACAGTAAATTTACGACTGATCAACGCGAGATAGTTCTTAGCTTGCTTCGTGAAATAGACCCCGATTTTCATCCACATTACACACCACCGATGTTAAATTACGATAACCATTTACTAAATCCACTCAATGAACATGTAAAACCAATAGGTAATACGGAAACAGCAAACAACGTAGATAGTTCGGTAAACGGATTCGAAATTATGCACTCAAAGGTTGGATTTTCGAAAGATCAGTTAGATCAGTTCGCCAGAGAACAGTTTGAAATGGAGTTGAAAGGGCATTTAACGGTGAAAAGTATCCAAAAGTTTCCTGAACCGAATGAAGCTGTTAAGAAATAT CGCAATGAACTGGAAGAACTTCGTAAAACTTGGAGTAAACAAATATCGAAGGCTTTTCATCGCGATGTGAACTCATTGAAGGCAGCTACAGAAACAAAATCAAACAGATCGATTAACCTGTTTCCATATTTGAAAGCTCTCACTGTGGCAcaatatacggatatacttctGAATGAGGCTCAACAGTTGATTGAGGGATCCGACACGTTTAGCGTCGGTGTCGCACATCTCTACCGAGATCTCGGCAATCAGGTAGAGGCGCGCTATCATATAGAGCAAAAGCGTATGAACGGCGTATTGGATAAAACGTGTGAGGTTTACAACTTGTACTGTGACACATTGGCGAAAGGAAACAGCAGCGATAATCCGCGGCAACTCTGGCAACGTTTAGTTCACGAGTGCCGACAAGATGGGCCAAGCATGGACATAGCAAGTATTGCCTGGCCAAGAGCTGCCGTTTTTGGGGTCGGCAAATTTCTGTACAATATCATGAAAAACGATCTTAAGATCAATGTAAATGCCATGGCACCGGGAAATCGTTCAGCAAGACTAGCACCCGCATTCTATTCACTGTATCGTTATGAAGTGAAAAGTGCAAAGGAACAGATCAAGCCACATCCAGTGTTAGTCAAACTACATCGGAAATCACAACAGGATACCTTGAACTTCCCTATTAGTTTTGTTCCGATGGTGTGCCCACCTCAGCCGTGGACAACAGCTGTTAATGGCGGatatttaatggcaaaatcagaACTAATTCGGCTTCCACAGCAAGCACACCAACAAACTGAGAGAATCAATGAAGCGAAACCCTCGGATATATATCCCACATTAGATTCACTCAATCAGCTAGGCTCAGTTCCTTGGACAATAAACGAAAAAGTACTGGATGTagttttggagattttcaacaGTGGCGGTAATGCTAAGCTTGATGTTCCAGAGCCTCCCAGTTCATTACCACCAATAGTCGAAAATAAACCTCGCAGTGAAATGACAAACTACGATCGGTTTAATATGATGCGAATGAAAATGAACCATCGGCGGAAACAAGGTGACATGTACAGCTTGTGGTGTGACGCCTTGTACAGACTTTCGCTCGCTAATCACTtcaggaaaaaagttttttggttGCCACAAAATATCGACTTTCGAGGTCGTGTTTATCCGATACCGCCACATCTAAACCATCTAGGGCACGATCTCGCTCGTTGCCTTATGGTGTTTCATCAGAAAAAGCCCTTAGGCCCAGATGGTTACAACTGGCTCAAGCTGCATTGTATCAATTTAACTGGTTTGAAAAAGCGAGAATCAATTCAAGATCGTCTGCTCTACGCTGAAGAAATAATGGATGATATTCTGGATTCCGCCGATAGACCATTAACGGGTCGCATGTGGTGGAGTAAATCGGATGAACCCTGGCAAACTTTGGCATGTTGTATGGAAATCGCTAAAGTTTCACGGTGTCCCAATCCTAGCGAATATCAGAGCGGCTTTCCCATTCATCAAGACGGTTCATGTAATGGACTTCAGCACTATGCAGCGCTCGGACGAGACACTCCGGGTGCCATCAGTGTAAATCTATCCACGTCGGACGTTCCTCAAGATGTGTACAGTGCAGTGGCCGCTTTGGTTGAAGAGAATCGAGCCAAAGATGCAAGCAATAATGTCAAGGTAGCTCAAGTACTTGAaggttttataaagcgaaaagtGATCAAACAGACTGTGATGACGACCGTGTATGGTGTTACTCGATTTGGTGCTCGAAAACAAATAGCACGACAGCTGGAATATATTGATGAATTTCCCAAGGATTATGTTTGGCCTGCATCCAGTTATCTCactatcaaaacattcaatgcacTTAGCGAAATGTTTACCTCAGCAAAAGAAATTCAAGATTGGTTCACCGATTGTGCACGACTAATTTCCGCTGTGCGATCACAAAACGTAGAATGGATCACTCCCCTCGGACTCCCTATAGTACAACCTTACAATCGTGCAGACAAATCTTTTCACAATAAATCGAAATCGAAACTTCCCGAACACTTTGCAATGGATTTGTACGAAAAACCGAACATTATGAAGCAAAAAAATGCATTCCCTCCTAACTTTGTACATTCACTTGACTCCAGCCACATGATGCTGACTTCACTGTACTGTGAGCGTGCCGGACTAACGTTTATATCCGTACACGACTGTTACTGGACACATCCTTGTACGGTAGCTACAATGAACAAG ATTTGTCGTGACCAGTTTGTTGCTTTGCACTCCAATCCTATACTAGAAGATCTCTCCAAATTTCTAAAGCAGAAGTACAGCTACGATGAACG TGAAATCACTGATGATGGTTCAGTAATTGATCTAACCAAACGTAAACTGAACCTTATTCTACAGCAATACCCAAACAAGGGGGATTTTGACCTGCGACAAGTGTTAAACTCAGTTTACTTCTTCAGCTAA